The genomic region TGCATTTAAGGGCAAGGGAAAGATAATACCACTCAGAAAGTTACAAAGTTATCCAAAATATCTAGAAACATTCAGGTATGTGCATGAAAACACAATTCATCAGATTTTCTCCCACACATGTTTAAttggaataaattaaaaaatcaaatcttcatataatatatatacatatatatatatatatttaagtattcTCTTTGTCTTCACTTTGTAGGACGTTGGGAGATGCATGGGTAATGGCGGATGAAGTGATACAAATGCTTGAAGcatttgtttgtttgatatatGGATTCCCAAGGGAAAAATCTGTAAACACATGCCGAGCACTTCTTCTAAAGAAAATGGTTGGAGAAGACGAAGTTTTGACTGTTAAGTCTAAAGTTGACCTTTCAAGGTTACCACCTTGCCAGGACAACCTATGTCAGCATGTCTTCAGGACAAACTATCGTCTTGCCATATTGAAGAAGGCCAACAACTCCACAATCGAGTGTCCAGAACCATTTGACGATAATCAAGGATGGATTGTAAAGAACAATGTGTTGGAGCCATTATGGGCCAAGGGTCCAATTCTGCCTTCAAGTTTAATTGACATTCTGGGCCATGTGAACACAGAATTTGATGAGAAAGAAGAAGATGAGGAAGATGTTGACTTCCTAGAACTGGAAATGATACTGTCAGATGAGGAGTAATCCGTATCTGACATTGTCGTTTCCAGTTCGAGAAAATCAATATCTCCCtcatcaacccccccccccactccccaaAACAACCACATTCACGCTCTAAAGTATGTTTTTAATGGAACTGTTTGTGTTAAAcaagtatttttaatttgtatttgttggCTTCTTACCATTGAAGTGAAATATTACCACACTATCTGTTATTTGCTTACTATGAGATATTATAATGCGTTAgttttgtatataaatgatatgttttcGTGTTTTTTAACGGTAAAAATACTATTATCAGTTAGAGAAatgcatttaatattaaaaaacattgtgAATGCATTTGTTAGTGTCAGAAACAatctttatacataaacataacaagttaaaaaGCTTGTAC from Dreissena polymorpha isolate Duluth1 chromosome 5, UMN_Dpol_1.0, whole genome shotgun sequence harbors:
- the LOC127831257 gene encoding uncharacterized protein LOC127831257, whose product is MHYGAKLGYKSATVRTPDSDIFFISLHHATSVPLTIFLDVGTGKQRKVLNISELSEALGVNYCAALLGLHVFTGEDVTSAFKGKGKIIPLRKLQSYPKYLETFRTLGDAWVMADEVIQMLEAFVCLIYGFPREKSVNTCRALLLKKMVGEDEVLTVKSKVDLSRLPPCQDNLCQHVFRTNYRLAILKKANNSTIECPEPFDDNQGWIVKNNVLEPLWAKGPILPSSLIDILGHVNTEFDEKEEDEEDVDFLELEMILSDEE